Proteins encoded within one genomic window of Gloeobacter kilaueensis JS1:
- a CDS encoding toprim domain-containing protein, protein MVRDDELDWCIEAARQVPVLEVAARLGIDIIRSHPRYTQCYCPFHGGDSGVILHDGRRNLFKCHAGCVPRSRGGHQKQAFDAIDLVQQLQNLSFREALDYILGTFPAQGAPTSAIHNRPNRPPPPPSAPEEPIPIERIDELHNRLMLSVEGEQALAYLAARGIERRTALRWRLGLSPRWEGSLGGLCQEVPGLVTILAAFKRKGIDLLHQHRILEHLCLGKLEERQVCWFGKHLDVQMLIERYGHAHHFRSWRISIPVWEDGPPQDGAARCWGLRFRQVPGLTPDLPVHPGCTLIHQQTGIKYQLLEVLADGRFRLRLKRDSAAEAFTADPSTYRQEATKCWGRGTVRTLAANHRHSKRFAIAVEGEIDLLSLDQALLGTPLHGNCWLISSTNGAGNFPAEWSEPDFWKPFSRIFFAYDRDRAGETALRKMRAEGVALDSRPVPHGKDFNDWLLHHSGHIPHDELRIWLSDYTWYAP, encoded by the coding sequence ATGGTCCGCGACGACGAACTGGATTGGTGCATCGAGGCCGCCCGTCAGGTCCCTGTTCTCGAAGTGGCTGCCCGCCTCGGCATCGACATCATCCGTTCTCACCCCCGGTATACCCAATGTTACTGCCCCTTCCACGGTGGAGATTCAGGCGTAATTCTGCACGATGGCCGCCGCAATCTGTTCAAGTGCCATGCCGGGTGTGTTCCGAGGAGCCGTGGCGGTCACCAGAAGCAAGCCTTCGATGCCATCGACCTGGTGCAGCAGCTACAGAACCTCTCCTTCCGTGAGGCTCTCGACTACATCCTAGGTACGTTCCCGGCTCAGGGTGCCCCAACTTCTGCCATCCACAACCGACCAAACCGACCGCCACCTCCGCCATCAGCTCCAGAAGAACCCATTCCTATCGAGCGGATCGACGAACTGCACAATCGGTTGATGTTGAGCGTTGAAGGAGAGCAGGCTCTGGCATATCTGGCGGCCCGAGGCATCGAACGCCGCACGGCCCTGCGCTGGCGGCTGGGCCTCAGTCCTCGCTGGGAAGGTTCTCTGGGCGGGCTGTGCCAGGAAGTGCCTGGACTTGTGACGATCCTGGCGGCATTCAAGCGCAAGGGCATCGACCTCCTCCATCAGCACCGGATTCTGGAGCACCTCTGCCTGGGGAAACTCGAAGAACGTCAGGTCTGCTGGTTTGGTAAGCATCTCGATGTCCAGATGCTCATTGAGCGGTATGGCCATGCCCACCACTTTCGCTCCTGGCGCATCTCCATTCCTGTCTGGGAGGATGGCCCTCCCCAGGACGGAGCCGCTCGCTGCTGGGGTTTGCGCTTCCGTCAGGTACCTGGCCTCACCCCCGATCTTCCCGTTCATCCAGGCTGCACACTCATTCACCAGCAGACTGGCATCAAGTACCAGCTCCTGGAGGTTCTTGCCGACGGTCGCTTCCGCCTACGGCTCAAACGCGACAGCGCTGCCGAAGCCTTCACCGCCGATCCTTCCACTTATAGACAGGAGGCGACCAAGTGCTGGGGCCGGGGCACCGTTCGTACCCTGGCTGCCAACCACCGCCACTCGAAGCGCTTTGCCATCGCCGTCGAGGGTGAAATCGACCTGCTCAGTCTGGATCAGGCTCTGCTGGGTACGCCGCTCCACGGCAACTGCTGGCTCATCTCCTCCACCAATGGTGCTGGGAACTTCCCGGCGGAGTGGAGCGAGCCGGATTTCTGGAAACCCTTCTCCAGAATCTTCTTCGCCTACGATCGCGACCGGGCAGGTGAGACAGCCCTGCGCAAGATGCGCGCCGAAGGTGTTGCCCTCGACAGCCGCCCCGTCCCTCACGGCAAGGATTTCAACGACTGGCTCCTGCATCACAGTGGCCACATCCCTCACGATGAACTTCGGATCTGGCTGAGCGACTACACCTGGTATGCGCCCTAA